The sequence below is a genomic window from Bombus fervidus isolate BK054 chromosome 2, iyBomFerv1, whole genome shotgun sequence.
aaaatcttacTATTTGGATGGAACATTTCACAAGTGAATTGCATCTTTGGCGGACTTAGTGGGTAATCTGGAGGAAATATAAGTTTTGCTGAAAAAACACCGCCTTCAAAGCATGTTCCTTCTGGTCCACTGTAAACATGCATTTTGACATTCAACTTGTAAAATTCAAAAGAAGGTGGAAATATGGGGCAGACATTTTATTATGAACAAAACGTTATGGATAAAAACGAATTTTTGCGGGTgaagaaaagatttttataaataagaaaaacaaatttttatcgctTAAACACGTACGTGATTAATGCTTCCCATtcgaaaaaattttcttcgtttattgGACCAGCGATAATACCTTCAGGTGGATTTAAGGTTAACTCTGCAAGTTATGCAGTACTTATATTATCGTTTAAaatcaaatagaaaaaatagcAAAAGGAGAAGTTTTATACGATTTCTTTAGTGTAGTGTCAACtgcaagaaattaaatttgattctCACGTTTGTACTCTGCCATCAATCGTCTCAGTGCAGAACCCGCCATTGTTTTGGTCATAGGGGTTAATGACGGCAATTTAATGAAACgtcaaaaattgaatattaggTTAAAGCTGATTAAAGTaacagaaaaagagagagagagagagagagagagagagagtgattAACACGTTTATAcggaattaaagaaacaactaatcgttttatatcttatattttatattgttcttAAATTGAAACAATGACAATGTAAGATTTTAAATGGCGACAGaagaacataaatatttagcagatattataaaaaatacacaTGCCACGTTGCGACAAGAAGCTCAGGATTACGGACCTGAGATTGCATGGAAACGACACATACGTCGTAAAGACATTTTGCAGGTTTgattaacttttttttataaatattaagataaaataatgGTAGTATTCACGCGTAAGATGTTGTAAGATAATCTTATGTATGTGTTTTAGAAATATGCTTCTTGTATGGAAAAATTGGCAACTATCCACTGGATGGAAAATAACTTAAACACCAAGAGTTCAACGTATTCGAGAATAGAATGGATCAAATATCAAtgtgaagaatattttttaaacgaaggAAGACAGAAATATGATTTGAGGGAAGAagatattaaattgaaaatagacACAAATTTGGCGAAAACTGAAGttgctataaatattaaatgtaaagaaaatcaaatattgGAAAACTTCGATAACAATCTTCAGAAAACAGTtcaaaagatattattattggaTGTAGGCAGTTGTTATAATCCATTTGAAGCTCTAGATATATTTGAAGTAACTGCAATAGATCTAAATGGTATACCAGATAAAGTTTTTTGTTGTGACTTTTTAAATGTTCAAATCGGACAAGAAACATTATATTCAAacgataaagaagaaattttgcAATTGCCTGAAACCTATTTTCAGGTAgttgtattttctttatttttggaatatttacCCTGCCCAAAACAAAGATATTTATGTTGTAAAAAAGCCTATGATTTATTGCAACCAGGTGGTATACTTTTTATCATAAGCCCCGATTCAAAACATGTTAATGCAAATGCTAAGATCATAAAATCATGGAGATACGTCCTGAGTAAATTAGGATTTATGAGAATAAAATACGAGAAATTGCAACATATACATTGCATAATATTCAGAAAATGTGTGTTTAAACATGTTGCATCAAGGTGGGCGAATTTGCAAGTATTGCCGCAGGATGATCCTTTATTTTTAGATGATACTTCAATTTATATACCACAAGATTTCCGAGATGtatctaacaaaattaaagaacGAGATAAGCAAGAGTACGATACGAATGAAGTAATGACTATGTTCAATGAATTACCTTTTGAGCAAATGTAACGAGAAAGATTAACgattaattcttattttttaaaattgtaaatatagataaaattctgataaagaattacggcaaaaaataaatattgacatTTTTAACTAGTTTTGGTGaatctcatttttattttttcagatTGTGTCATGTTAATTCTAGTGACGGAAATATTTTAtggtaacttttctttttatgttaCATCTGGTTATGTATAGGGACATACTTTGATATAATTACCTAGAATTCATCGTATTCGTTTTACACGCCATTTTGAACGTTCTTTTCTAACTTCTGTTCGTTGGCTGCACACGTGGTGAGATTACTTTTACCGTATGTAATATCtggttattgtatattttattaactgtAACGTCTAATAAGGTAGATCGATCAAgtattttgttaaaagaaaccaaagaatttaacaaatttttaataaattgaatagaaaatattttattttctttgatcACTGTATAGGTTATCATACAGATgccaattttcatatttatgcaTGTACTTAGATAAGATTaatgcaaaattttaatatatatcattCTTCCAGATTATTCACAATGTCGTCCCATTTAAATTGGATGATTATTCGCAATAATAATGCATTTCTTTTGAAGAAACGTAACATTAATAAACCATTTTCTACGGTTTGTATTACATATACACTGTTGTATGAtcgaacaattttcttttagtaGCTAATGACTTTCAtgagaatttataatttgacgTGTGATATAAACTTTCAGGAACCAAATAATTTGAACAATTTGAGTAGCTACCGTTATTCTGGTTTGGTTCATAGGAAAACCATAGGTGTTGTTGACACGGCTGATAAAAAAGGATTTACCGTAGTGTATAAAAAATCTAAATCTGTGAACAAGCCTGCAAAAGCTACAGTTAGATGTACAATGAAAGCCGGAGCTCGTCGTTCTCTATACAAGTTAAGGCGATTACTTACAACTAACAAGTATCGCGTAGACCTTACAAAGGTTAGTTAATTTGGAATAAGAAGTAGGCTATATTTGTAATCCGTTTAAAAGAAGTTTTAATACACGTTGTAATATTTTCAGGCTGCATTGCGTCGTGCTAGTGCTGTGTTACGTTCTCAGAAGCCTTTACCCGCTAAGAAGACCCGTACAACCAAAAAGGCCGATTAATTTGTgtacattaataaatatacattttaatgtaaatttacaGACATGGCATATACTGTGAAGAAGATTTATTAACTCGTTAATTATTTCATCAAGACGTAACTAATTCAGTTGCCTACGATAATTGCCTTTTATCGGGAGAAACATAgatactttaattttaattgtagtatttcttctttatagtTATatccaatatatttatttaaaaattcctatTAAAAAGATTGCACATAGATAAGCGTAAAAGATCGTACATACATTGCGAAAGGTGAGCTATCTAATCCGATATTCGGTTtggaaaatatgtttaaattgatattgtttattttaattacagaatCAGTATATTGCTAGGATATTAGGAAGCCATTTTTACTTAGGTGAGTTGCATCGTTTTTTTCGGCTTTGACAACTTGTATATATCGTACACGATGATTCTTTTAACCAGCAAGATCGACGATTGCCATGGTTAAATTTTGCATTTGTTATTTGAAACGTATGTAGTGGATATTATTTATGCGTAAGCTTGAGTCGAacaatatcattaatattaacaatatttttaggTTTAAGTGCAAATGTACTTGGTTGTTCCAAACCCAGCGTCCAAACCCAGTgagtacaatttttaaatattatgttaattaGATTTCTCTGCGAGGTAACGTTATGATGAAACTTTTTAACCACCAAGATCTATGAGTGCCGTGATTAGTTATAGTATTTGCTAACTGAAACGTATAAATGACAATGTTACTTTACAAAGATaagaatattgttattattaaatataaatcatttcAGGTTCACACAGTAACAACGTTTGCGGAAGACAAATGTAGTAAAATGTAAGTATAATGTTTTATCAATTGGACTATCTATTATTAAACTATAAATGATGAGATGCAGAACCACCAAGATCTATGAATGCCATGATTAGTCACAGTATTTGCTAACTGAAACGTATAAATGACAATGTTACTTTACAAAGATaagaatattgttattattaaatataaatcatttcAGGTTCACACAGTAACAACGTTTGCGGAAGACAAATATA
It includes:
- the Samtor gene encoding S-adenosylmethionine sensor upstream of TORC1 translates to MATEEHKYLADIIKNTHATLRQEAQDYGPEIAWKRHIRRKDILQKYASCMEKLATIHWMENNLNTKSSTYSRIEWIKYQCEEYFLNEGRQKYDLREEDIKLKIDTNLAKTEVAINIKCKENQILENFDNNLQKTVQKILLLDVGSCYNPFEALDIFEVTAIDLNGIPDKVFCCDFLNVQIGQETLYSNDKEEILQLPETYFQVVVFSLFLEYLPCPKQRYLCCKKAYDLLQPGGILFIISPDSKHVNANAKIIKSWRYVLSKLGFMRIKYEKLQHIHCIIFRKCVFKHVASRWANLQVLPQDDPLFLDDTSIYIPQDFRDVSNKIKERDKQEYDTNEVMTMFNELPFEQM
- the Rpl28 gene encoding ribosomal protein L28, which codes for MSSHLNWMIIRNNNAFLLKKRNINKPFSTEPNNLNNLSSYRYSGLVHRKTIGVVDTADKKGFTVVYKKSKSVNKPAKATVRCTMKAGARRSLYKLRRLLTTNKYRVDLTKAALRRASAVLRSQKPLPAKKTRTTKKAD